In a single window of the Lebetimonas sp. JH292 genome:
- a CDS encoding host attachment protein, protein MKVGDLVIVAGLGEIKAYIASPRTPEAEAGLKPEEIKLDFVRGIDVVESHKKLQDLITDTTGTTYKPGFLDRATSGEKHTLKQEIINEAVKDVAEDIDLIINELGEKKVFLSLPKIYAKDILEKLKNKDKIFRVVEKDLLKTDKNRLPEEFKPEILK, encoded by the coding sequence ATGAAAGTAGGAGATTTAGTTATAGTTGCAGGACTTGGAGAAATTAAAGCATATATTGCCTCTCCAAGAACACCGGAAGCCGAAGCCGGTTTAAAACCTGAAGAAATCAAACTTGATTTTGTAAGAGGTATAGATGTGGTCGAATCCCATAAAAAACTTCAGGATTTAATTACAGACACAACCGGCACGACGTATAAGCCAGGATTTTTAGATAGAGCCACAAGTGGGGAAAAACATACCCTAAAACAGGAAATTATAAATGAAGCCGTAAAAGATGTGGCCGAAGATATTGATTTAATAATAAATGAACTTGGAGAAAAAAAAGTGTTTTTATCTCTTCCTAAAATTTATGCCAAAGATATTTTGGAAAAACTTAAAAATAAAGATAAAATTTTCAGGGTAGTTGAAAAAGATTTATTAAAAACAGATAAAAACAGACTACCTGAAGAATTTAAGCCAGAGATTTTAAAATAA
- the nusB gene encoding transcription antitermination factor NusB: protein MATITHAREAVIQTLYAKEMGNDDAFNQFEEILKDKKVKDAKAGFAKKLLKGIIENLDKIDEIIKNHLIDWDFERLDKIDKQILRLGVYEILFTDTPYQIVINEAIKIAKNFSEDKSKGFINGILDKVAKEKEIILKSLA from the coding sequence ATGGCCACAATCACACATGCAAGAGAAGCCGTCATTCAAACATTATATGCAAAAGAAATGGGAAATGACGATGCTTTTAACCAGTTTGAAGAAATATTAAAAGACAAAAAAGTAAAAGATGCCAAAGCAGGGTTTGCCAAAAAATTATTAAAAGGAATAATAGAAAATTTAGACAAAATAGATGAAATAATAAAAAATCATTTAATAGACTGGGATTTTGAGAGACTTGATAAGATTGACAAACAGATTTTAAGACTTGGTGTTTATGAAATACTTTTTACCGACACACCTTATCAGATAGTTATAAACGAAGCGATTAAAATAGCCAAAAACTTCTCAGAAGACAAATCAAAAGGTTTTATTAACGGTATTTTGGATAAAGTGGCAAAAGAGAAAGAGATTATTTTAAAATCTCTGGCTTAA
- the rlmN gene encoding 23S rRNA (adenine(2503)-C(2))-methyltransferase RlmN produces the protein MLKKQFMDYLPEELLEMGIEPKFRIKQLYQWIYRKYIDEFEKMQNIPKILREKLSKEFIINPFELINHEISSDETEKFLFKLIDGRTVETVLIKMKENKYTVCVSTQVGCKVGCAFCLTAKGGFVRNLSAGEIVGQVWWMKKFKNFDENKALNIVYMGMGEPLDNYNNLIKAIKIISHPDGMNISTRRQTVSTSGIAPKIKKLGEENLGVNLAISLHAVDDETREKLIPMNKAYNIKSVIDAIKEFPIDKRKKVMFEYLVIKNVNDDINAAKKLVKLLNGIPSKVNLIYFNPYPGTDFKRPDEESMKKFQDYLINKGIMCTIRKSKGMDISAACGQLREKKLKEKNG, from the coding sequence ATGCTTAAAAAACAGTTTATGGATTATTTACCTGAAGAACTGCTCGAAATGGGAATTGAGCCAAAATTCAGAATAAAACAATTATACCAGTGGATATACAGAAAATATATAGATGAATTTGAAAAAATGCAAAATATTCCAAAAATTTTAAGAGAAAAACTTTCAAAAGAATTTATAATAAATCCATTTGAACTTATAAACCATGAGATTTCAAGTGATGAGACAGAAAAATTTTTATTTAAGTTAATTGACGGAAGAACGGTGGAAACAGTGCTAATTAAAATGAAAGAGAACAAATATACAGTATGCGTTTCAACTCAAGTTGGATGTAAAGTTGGATGTGCTTTTTGTTTGACTGCAAAAGGGGGATTTGTTAGAAATTTAAGCGCAGGGGAAATTGTCGGACAAGTCTGGTGGATGAAAAAATTTAAAAATTTTGATGAGAACAAAGCACTAAATATTGTTTATATGGGTATGGGCGAACCTCTTGATAATTATAATAATTTAATAAAAGCAATTAAAATTATTTCACATCCGGACGGGATGAATATTTCAACAAGAAGACAAACTGTCTCAACTTCCGGTATTGCACCAAAAATAAAAAAATTGGGAGAAGAAAATTTAGGGGTTAATTTAGCAATTTCCCTTCATGCTGTTGATGATGAAACAAGAGAAAAACTAATTCCTATGAATAAAGCATATAACATCAAAAGCGTTATAGACGCCATTAAAGAATTTCCAATAGACAAAAGAAAAAAAGTAATGTTTGAATATTTAGTTATTAAAAATGTAAATGATGACATAAATGCCGCTAAAAAATTGGTAAAATTATTAAACGGAATTCCAAGTAAGGTTAATTTGATTTATTTTAACCCCTATCCCGGAACAGATTTTAAAAGGCCTGACGAAGAAAGTATGAAAAAGTTCCAAGATTATCTGATAAATAAAGGAATTATGTGTACAATAAGAAAAAGTAAGGGAATGGATATTTCAGCTGCCTGCGGTCAACTGAGAGAAAAAAAATTAAAGGAAAAAAATGGCTGA
- a CDS encoding DUF3343 domain-containing protein codes for MAELKYLADGIRLHLKEFYYKLIHDNLNEYYYFHFDSIESGLKAEKILQKENIKSIPVPNDIFKDCGVAILTKEKEKIKNILKNRDINYEIYKYENKKPKKIEGNIEAKSCRVS; via the coding sequence ATGGCTGAACTTAAATATTTAGCAGATGGGATAAGACTTCATTTAAAAGAATTTTATTATAAATTAATACATGATAATCTTAATGAATATTATTATTTTCATTTTGATTCAATTGAATCAGGGTTAAAAGCTGAAAAAATTTTACAAAAAGAAAATATAAAATCAATTCCTGTCCCAAATGATATTTTTAAAGATTGCGGGGTAGCAATTCTAACAAAAGAAAAAGAAAAAATAAAAAATATTTTAAAAAACAGAGATATAAATTATGAAATTTATAAATATGAGAATAAAAAACCAAAAAAAATAGAGGGGAATATAGAAGCTAAAAGCTGCAGGGTTAGTTAA
- the ribH gene encoding 6,7-dimethyl-8-ribityllumazine synthase, with amino-acid sequence MKVIEGNLQITGSEKIAIIASRFNHLITDRLVEGAKDAFLRNGGKEENLSLILVPGAFEIPFALKRALKLNKFDGIVCVGAVIRGATPHFDYVAAEATKGIANTTLHSNTPVTFGLLTTDTIEQAIERAGTKAGNKGFEAMTGLIEMINLYKNLGE; translated from the coding sequence ATGAAAGTAATTGAAGGAAATTTACAAATAACAGGTAGCGAAAAAATTGCAATAATAGCAAGCAGATTTAATCATTTAATTACGGACAGATTAGTAGAAGGGGCAAAAGATGCATTTTTAAGAAACGGAGGAAAGGAAGAAAATTTGAGCCTTATTTTAGTTCCAGGTGCATTTGAAATTCCGTTTGCCCTAAAAAGAGCGCTAAAATTAAATAAATTTGACGGAATTGTTTGTGTGGGGGCGGTAATCAGGGGGGCAACCCCTCATTTTGATTATGTGGCGGCAGAAGCCACAAAAGGAATAGCAAATACCACCTTACATTCAAACACACCTGTGACATTTGGCCTTTTAACCACAGATACAATAGAACAGGCCATAGAAAGGGCAGGAACAAAAGCCGGAAACAAAGGTTTTGAAGCAATGACAGGACTTATTGAAATGATAAATTTATATAAAAATTTAGGAGAATAA
- the dapF gene encoding diaminopimelate epimerase produces MVVSKYNASGNDFVIFHTFKKINRSNLAKALCDRFEGIGADGLIVILPHDKYDFEWQFYNSDGSEAEMCGNGSRAAAHYAYYNNLTDNKMRFLTLAGVIEAHVEGNIVKTQLSPYKFIGKYEDFGEKFTIYNTGVPHIVILEDINNFDKKLAKNLREKYNANVNWAEVRDNKLFVRTYERGVEDETLACGTGMCASFLVARDNNLIKDSIKVYPKSKEELEIIINNDRLYLKGKVKQCFTAVLEGKNERDFM; encoded by the coding sequence ATGGTTGTAAGTAAATATAATGCAAGTGGAAACGATTTTGTAATTTTTCATACATTTAAAAAAATAAACAGAAGTAATCTGGCAAAAGCTTTATGCGACAGATTCGAAGGGATAGGAGCGGACGGTCTTATTGTAATTTTACCTCATGATAAATATGATTTTGAATGGCAGTTTTATAATTCAGACGGAAGTGAGGCTGAAATGTGTGGGAACGGGAGCAGGGCGGCCGCTCATTATGCGTATTATAATAATCTTACAGATAATAAAATGCGGTTTTTAACCCTTGCAGGAGTTATAGAGGCGCATGTAGAAGGAAATATTGTAAAAACACAGTTGAGTCCTTATAAATTTATTGGAAAATATGAAGATTTTGGGGAAAAATTTACAATATATAATACAGGAGTGCCTCATATTGTAATTTTAGAAGATATAAATAATTTTGATAAAAAATTAGCTAAGAATTTAAGAGAAAAATATAATGCAAATGTAAACTGGGCCGAAGTTAGGGATAATAAACTTTTTGTAAGAACTTATGAAAGAGGAGTTGAAGATGAAACACTTGCATGCGGTACGGGTATGTGTGCAAGCTTTTTGGTTGCGAGAGATAATAATTTAATAAAGGACAGTATAAAGGTTTATCCAAAAAGCAAGGAAGAGCTTGAAATTATTATAAATAATGACAGACTTTATTTAAAAGGAAAAGTAAAACAGTGTTTTACTGCGGTATTGGAGGGAAAAAATGAAAGGGATTTTATGTGA
- a CDS encoding peptidylprolyl isomerase, which translates to MKKYLLIGLLIMGLNAKTVDKVIANVEGEPITSYELNSFAKNSNLSKEKALSVLIDQKLIESEIKKRGINVDDFEIENEMEKIAKQNGMDLFQFKNILTQKGKLNKLRKEIKNNLLKRKLFEQIIQTKLRIAPSEITDYYKKHKKDFTIFDSIQVIKYSANNPELLKKIKENPLINNPLISTKNLVLNSDNMPLSLIFILKDIKEGGYSPIFNDGANYSMFYVVKKEGEKTMPLEKVKNLIYSKLAQQKQEIILKTYFDRLKNRADIEIFN; encoded by the coding sequence ATGAAAAAATATTTATTAATAGGATTGTTGATTATGGGTCTAAATGCTAAAACAGTTGACAAAGTTATTGCAAATGTGGAGGGTGAGCCCATTACTTCATATGAGTTAAACAGTTTTGCCAAAAACAGTAATCTCTCTAAAGAAAAGGCTTTGTCTGTTTTGATTGATCAAAAATTAATTGAAAGTGAAATAAAAAAAAGAGGAATAAATGTGGACGATTTTGAAATAGAAAATGAAATGGAGAAAATTGCAAAACAAAACGGTATGGATTTGTTTCAGTTTAAAAATATATTGACCCAAAAAGGCAAACTAAATAAATTAAGAAAAGAGATAAAAAACAATCTTTTGAAAAGAAAATTGTTTGAGCAGATTATTCAGACCAAACTTAGAATTGCACCAAGCGAAATAACGGATTATTATAAAAAGCATAAAAAAGATTTTACTATTTTTGATTCCATTCAGGTTATAAAATATTCTGCCAATAATCCTGAACTTTTGAAAAAGATAAAAGAAAATCCGTTAATAAACAATCCCTTAATAAGTACCAAAAATTTGGTTTTAAATTCTGATAATATGCCTTTATCGCTTATTTTTATTTTAAAAGATATAAAAGAGGGTGGATATTCCCCTATTTTCAACGACGGGGCAAATTATTCTATGTTTTATGTTGTAAAAAAAGAAGGTGAAAAAACAATGCCTTTGGAAAAAGTAAAAAACTTAATTTACTCAAAATTGGCCCAGCAAAAACAGGAAATCATTTTAAAAACATATTTTGATAGGCTTAAAAACAGGGCTGATATAGAAATATTTAACTAA
- a CDS encoding MarR family winged helix-turn-helix transcriptional regulator has product MHFNIENSIALKLSNTLNSLRKAFNKEIKDFGISSEQYAFLKLISIKNLTPSEIADILNKDKAAITRFIIALEKKDLIKKENIDKRSYKLILKEKGRKILDKVDKKALEFRKKIEQNIPEEKIGCLFETLGKIEKIMKE; this is encoded by the coding sequence ATGCATTTTAATATAGAAAATTCTATAGCTCTTAAATTATCCAATACACTCAATTCTTTAAGAAAAGCTTTTAACAAGGAAATTAAAGATTTTGGTATATCAAGTGAGCAATATGCATTTCTTAAATTGATAAGCATTAAAAATTTAACGCCTTCTGAAATTGCGGATATTTTAAATAAAGATAAAGCAGCCATAACAAGATTTATTATTGCGTTGGAAAAAAAAGATTTAATAAAAAAGGAAAATATAGATAAACGTTCTTATAAATTAATATTAAAAGAAAAAGGCAGAAAAATTTTAGATAAAGTTGATAAAAAAGCTTTGGAATTTAGAAAAAAAATAGAACAGAATATACCGGAAGAAAAAATTGGGTGTTTGTTTGAAACATTGGGAAAAATAGAAAAAATAATGAAGGAATGA
- a CDS encoding TIGR01458 family HAD-type hydrolase has product MKGILCDIGGVLYEGNKVIDGAIETIDYLKSRYKIRFLSNSSRNTPEKIYEKLKNFGFNIERKEIFTALYAVKKYLIKHGKKAFIIATDEAEEYLKELKGEGSVVIADAYKNFSYDNLNIAFRKIMDGAEFLATNKNRYFKDNGGLSLDAGAFVNALEYSSEIEAKILGKPSCEFFNEAIDDMELNKNEVIMIGDDIESDITGAKKCGIKTVLVKTGKFKKADLKKAKPDFLIESIKEIVSIL; this is encoded by the coding sequence ATGAAAGGGATTTTATGTGATATAGGAGGGGTTTTATATGAAGGAAATAAAGTAATTGACGGGGCGATAGAGACAATAGATTATTTGAAAAGCAGGTATAAAATCAGATTTTTGTCTAATTCTTCAAGAAACACACCTGAAAAAATTTATGAAAAACTTAAAAATTTTGGATTCAATATTGAAAGAAAAGAAATTTTCACTGCCCTTTACGCAGTTAAGAAATATTTAATTAAACATGGCAAAAAAGCCTTTATAATAGCAACGGACGAGGCGGAAGAATATTTAAAAGAGTTAAAAGGTGAGGGCAGTGTGGTAATAGCGGACGCATATAAAAATTTTTCTTATGACAATTTGAATATTGCTTTTAGAAAAATAATGGACGGTGCCGAATTTCTGGCAACGAATAAAAACAGATATTTTAAAGACAACGGCGGGTTGTCACTTGATGCGGGGGCATTTGTAAATGCATTGGAATATTCAAGCGAAATTGAGGCTAAAATACTTGGAAAACCAAGCTGTGAATTTTTTAATGAAGCAATAGATGATATGGAATTAAATAAAAACGAGGTAATAATGATAGGAGATGATATCGAAAGTGATATAACAGGCGCTAAAAAATGTGGGATTAAAACAGTTTTGGTAAAAACAGGCAAATTTAAAAAAGCCGATTTGAAAAAAGCAAAACCGGACTTTTTAATTGAATCAATAAAAGAAATAGTAAGTATTTTATAA
- the ruvC gene encoding crossover junction endodeoxyribonuclease RuvC: MKILGIDPGTIRCGYAIIETKPKIHLIDAGIIKIKEKELQYQLSELIEGIDNIYQNDIDDVAIENIFYAFNPKTVLKLAQFRGALSLRVLQIHGNFFEYTPLQVKKAVTGNGKAAKEQVAFMVKKILGIKGEIKPFDITDAIAVAITHAQRIKC; this comes from the coding sequence ATGAAAATATTGGGAATCGATCCCGGAACCATCAGATGCGGATATGCAATTATTGAAACAAAGCCCAAAATTCATCTGATAGATGCGGGAATTATAAAAATAAAAGAAAAAGAGTTACAGTATCAATTGTCCGAACTTATAGAAGGGATTGATAATATATATCAAAATGATATAGACGATGTCGCAATAGAAAATATTTTTTATGCGTTTAACCCTAAAACTGTTCTTAAACTGGCCCAGTTTAGAGGGGCTTTGAGTCTTAGGGTTTTGCAAATCCATGGGAATTTTTTTGAATATACCCCACTCCAGGTTAAAAAAGCTGTAACAGGAAACGGAAAAGCCGCAAAAGAGCAGGTTGCATTTATGGTTAAAAAAATTTTGGGTATAAAAGGTGAAATCAAACCTTTTGATATTACCGATGCAATTGCTGTGGCAATTACCCACGCTCAGAGGATAAAATGTTAG
- a CDS encoding EAL domain-containing protein produces MTRKVKKISLQIFLLPILMTLFAVVVSYVSVFITLDGYFKKQQIQTQKEFFKDLKTTTKIRVDIAYNILATIYNEEIQKCNEQHIPKNICKQKILKKIVKIFDNFRWPNKGYIFILDFYGNTLYHPDHGLMKINRWNLTRNGIKVFQLLVNEAKKHPDGTYVRYLGYNFNKKPVWKVSYVKVFKPFDALVGSGVYINFLNERLVELQKKQQQLFKEMSKKLKIFSFLILFVSLIISYILAKIVQKMFLDYEKEIEKEQLKIREKSITDNLTGLFNRNYLKYVFGILQAKIKRENKKLAILFIDLDYFKEVNDTLGHKYGDILLKVISKRLKNVLRKDDILIRFGGDEFLVFIPYNKIDEVLIVIDRLKKAIKEKILINTKEINIDSSIGVSVYPVDSEDLNDLIKYADMAMYEAKRKGKGNFEFYKKELGEKIKEKTELKRDLIKAIENEEFDIYFQPKVSKDEHLYGSEVLIRWNHPKKGLLTPDKFLQIAYEKKLIKNIDLIVLKKAINQYIKWQEDGYNPGKISCNITMIDLQDNNFINQIEAVLNDNDFDSKNLILEVTEESIMKNPQKSVGCLNRLRNLGIGISIDDFGTGYSSLSYLKKFPLTELKIDKTFVKDISIDRDDEEIVRIIILLGRVLNLSIVAEGVETNRQKEFLLLEGVDIIQGYLYSPPINAEEFEEKFLKGF; encoded by the coding sequence ATGACCAGAAAAGTTAAAAAAATATCTTTGCAGATTTTTTTATTGCCTATTTTAATGACACTATTTGCGGTTGTTGTTTCTTATGTTTCTGTTTTTATCACGCTTGATGGTTATTTTAAAAAACAGCAGATTCAAACTCAAAAAGAATTTTTCAAAGACCTTAAAACAACTACCAAAATCAGGGTTGATATAGCTTATAATATTTTAGCCACAATATATAATGAAGAAATTCAAAAATGTAATGAACAGCATATTCCAAAAAATATTTGTAAACAGAAAATTTTAAAAAAAATAGTAAAAATTTTTGATAATTTCAGATGGCCCAACAAAGGTTATATTTTTATTTTGGATTTTTACGGAAACACATTATATCATCCCGACCATGGTTTAATGAAAATAAACAGATGGAATTTAACAAGAAACGGAATAAAAGTGTTTCAGCTTTTGGTAAATGAAGCCAAAAAACATCCTGACGGAACATATGTAAGATATTTGGGATACAATTTTAACAAAAAGCCTGTGTGGAAAGTTTCTTATGTTAAAGTTTTTAAACCGTTTGACGCATTGGTGGGAAGCGGGGTATATATTAATTTTTTGAATGAAAGATTGGTGGAACTTCAAAAAAAACAGCAGCAGTTATTTAAAGAAATGAGTAAAAAATTAAAAATTTTCAGTTTTTTAATTTTATTTGTTTCTTTAATTATTTCATATATTCTGGCAAAAATAGTTCAAAAAATGTTTTTGGATTATGAAAAAGAAATTGAAAAAGAACAGTTAAAAATAAGAGAAAAAAGCATTACGGACAATTTAACAGGGCTTTTTAACAGAAATTATTTAAAATATGTATTTGGAATATTACAGGCTAAAATTAAAAGAGAAAATAAAAAACTGGCCATTTTGTTTATAGATTTGGATTACTTTAAAGAAGTTAATGACACTTTGGGACATAAATATGGAGATATCTTATTAAAGGTAATTTCAAAAAGATTAAAAAATGTTTTAAGAAAAGACGATATTTTAATCAGATTCGGCGGGGATGAGTTTCTTGTTTTTATTCCTTATAATAAAATTGATGAGGTTTTAATTGTTATTGACAGGCTTAAAAAGGCTATAAAAGAAAAAATTTTAATAAACACTAAAGAAATTAATATAGATTCGAGCATAGGTGTTTCTGTTTATCCGGTTGACAGCGAAGATTTGAATGATTTGATTAAATATGCCGATATGGCAATGTATGAAGCAAAAAGAAAAGGTAAAGGAAATTTTGAATTTTATAAAAAAGAGTTAGGTGAAAAAATTAAAGAAAAAACCGAATTAAAAAGGGATTTAATAAAAGCAATAGAAAATGAAGAGTTTGATATTTATTTTCAGCCGAAAGTTTCAAAAGATGAACACTTATATGGAAGTGAAGTGCTGATAAGATGGAATCATCCTAAAAAAGGTCTGTTAACTCCCGATAAATTTTTGCAAATCGCATATGAAAAAAAATTAATCAAAAATATTGATTTAATTGTGCTGAAAAAAGCTATCAATCAATATATAAAATGGCAGGAAGATGGTTATAATCCCGGGAAAATCAGCTGCAATATTACTATGATAGATTTGCAGGACAATAATTTTATAAATCAAATAGAAGCTGTTTTGAACGATAATGATTTTGATTCTAAAAATCTGATTTTAGAAGTTACAGAAGAGAGTATAATGAAAAATCCACAAAAAAGTGTTGGTTGTTTAAACAGGCTGAGAAATTTGGGAATAGGAATTTCCATTGACGATTTTGGGACAGGTTATTCATCTTTATCATACCTTAAAAAATTTCCGTTAACAGAATTGAAGATAGACAAAACTTTTGTAAAAGATATAAGTATAGACAGGGATGACGAAGAAATAGTGAGAATTATTATTTTACTTGGAAGAGTCCTTAATTTATCAATTGTCGCAGAAGGGGTTGAAACAAACAGACAAAAGGAATTTTTATTATTGGAAGGTGTTGACATTATTCAAGGATATTTGTATTCTCCCCCGATTAACGCAGAAGAATTTGAAGAAAAATTTCTAAAAGGATTTTAA
- a CDS encoding trimeric intracellular cation channel family protein, whose product MLEIADIIGIIAFSISGFIIGVKNRLDMLGIILSAFFTALGGGIIRDLLTHRNIFAFNNSFAGSMVLIVVIIGIYLKFHQKNIENKTIFILSDAIGLSSFSISGALAAINAGFNIFGVVFLALITAVGGGMIRDIMINEVPFILREKFYGSISIIIGFIIYFFNYNFLIPFIFIFGIILRIFAYIYDWHLPKI is encoded by the coding sequence ATGTTAGAAATAGCGGATATTATAGGCATAATAGCTTTTTCAATCAGCGGATTCATAATAGGCGTTAAAAATAGGCTTGATATGCTTGGAATAATTTTAAGCGCTTTTTTTACAGCGCTCGGGGGAGGGATTATCAGGGATTTATTGACTCATAGAAATATTTTTGCTTTTAATAATTCTTTTGCAGGGAGCATGGTTTTAATAGTTGTAATTATAGGAATTTATTTAAAATTTCATCAAAAAAATATTGAAAATAAAACTATTTTTATTTTAAGCGATGCGATAGGGCTTTCCTCTTTTTCTATTTCCGGGGCTTTAGCGGCAATAAATGCTGGGTTTAATATTTTCGGTGTTGTTTTTTTGGCTTTAATAACAGCTGTGGGTGGCGGAATGATAAGAGATATTATGATAAATGAGGTTCCTTTTATATTAAGAGAAAAATTTTACGGAAGCATCAGCATTATTATTGGTTTTATAATTTATTTTTTTAATTATAATTTTTTGATACCGTTTATTTTTATTTTTGGAATAATTTTAAGAATTTTTGCATATATTTATGATTGGCATTTGCCAAAAATTTAA
- the dnaA gene encoding chromosomal replication initiator protein DnaA, which produces MNLFEKIKKHLKSENPVNYNKFLKNLTLDEENSSSSHLIIKAANIFIASYIKRKFLNKIISLYEKETGIKPNIEIITGKIKPKITNIEATPSLTQISVLIPEYTFESFIVGPSNQFAYTAAKSVAENPGKNYNPLFIYGGVGLGKTHLLQAIGNYLKNRLNVLYVTSEQFMNEFIENIRMKTPERFHEKYRNCDVLLIDDVQFFAGKEQTQEEFFHTFNELYNQKKQICLTADRPPKKLYDLVDRLRSRFEAGLIVDIQPPELETKIEIIRKKCELNGIYLPDEIIEYIATKLDSNIREIEGMITKINAMSKILGVNKITLDFAKQALKEHIKDKKENITLEDIIELIAKEFNIKPSEISSKSRNRNIVQARRCAIYLAREFTQESTPKIAKYFGLKDHSAVSHAIKSFNKKLKEDADFRMKIEELKSKIQLKKSE; this is translated from the coding sequence TTGAACTTATTTGAAAAAATAAAAAAACACTTAAAAAGTGAAAATCCTGTGAATTATAATAAATTTTTAAAAAATTTAACACTCGATGAAGAAAATTCATCATCATCGCATCTGATAATCAAAGCCGCAAATATTTTCATAGCAAGCTATATAAAAAGAAAATTTTTAAATAAAATAATTTCACTTTATGAAAAAGAAACGGGAATAAAACCCAATATTGAAATTATAACCGGAAAAATAAAACCTAAAATTACAAATATTGAAGCCACCCCTTCCCTTACCCAAATCAGTGTCCTGATTCCCGAATATACGTTTGAGAGTTTTATAGTGGGACCCTCAAACCAGTTTGCATACACAGCTGCAAAAAGTGTAGCTGAAAACCCAGGAAAAAATTACAACCCGCTGTTTATATACGGAGGTGTCGGACTCGGAAAAACGCACCTGCTCCAGGCAATTGGAAATTATCTCAAAAATAGACTTAATGTATTATATGTAACAAGCGAACAATTTATGAACGAATTTATAGAAAACATAAGAATGAAAACACCCGAGAGATTTCACGAAAAATACAGAAACTGCGATGTGCTGCTTATCGACGATGTTCAGTTTTTTGCCGGGAAAGAACAGACCCAGGAAGAATTTTTCCATACATTCAATGAACTGTATAATCAAAAAAAACAAATCTGCCTAACAGCGGACAGACCTCCCAAAAAACTTTATGACCTGGTAGACAGACTCAGAAGCAGATTTGAAGCAGGACTTATAGTAGATATTCAACCTCCTGAACTTGAAACAAAAATAGAAATAATAAGAAAAAAATGCGAGCTTAACGGAATTTACCTGCCTGATGAAATAATAGAATATATTGCTACAAAACTCGATTCCAATATACGTGAAATTGAAGGGATGATTACAAAAATAAATGCAATGTCCAAAATTCTCGGAGTAAACAAAATTACTCTCGATTTTGCAAAACAGGCGCTAAAAGAACATATAAAAGATAAAAAAGAAAATATTACACTCGAGGATATAATAGAATTAATTGCAAAAGAATTCAATATAAAACCAAGTGAAATAAGTTCAAAAAGCAGAAACAGAAATATTGTTCAGGCAAGAAGATGCGCAATTTACCTTGCAAGAGAATTTACCCAGGAATCAACTCCTAAAATTGCGAAATATTTTGGTCTCAAAGATCACAGTGCAGTAAGCCATGCTATAAAAAGTTTTAACAAAAAATTAAAAGAAGACGCGGATTTCAGAATGAAAATAGAAGAACTAAAAAGTAAAATACAACTTAAAAAAAGTGAATAA